The following are encoded in a window of Pectobacterium brasiliense genomic DNA:
- the ftsN gene encoding cell division protein FtsN gives MAQRDYVSRGRSSGTRRKTTNSRKKGKASGASKTMIALAVAVLVTFAGGLYFIAHNKPDDSPVLPHQNAGKGNGLPPKPEERWRYIKELENRQLGVTTPTEPSAGGEIQSPVQLTDEQRQLLEQMQSDMRRQPTQLSEVPYNDQTQVPRSQVTIKPPTQSMQQPPVVTTQPATRAPAVTQTTPVVPRHEAAKQEAPKQQPVKQPEAPKAEKTQRWAIQCGSFKTMDPAESVRAQLAFAGIESRITSNGGWNRIMLGPYNNRAAADSMIQRLKGAGASNCIPLASGG, from the coding sequence GTGGCACAAAGAGACTACGTGAGCCGGGGACGTTCATCAGGGACGCGCCGGAAAACGACAAATAGCCGGAAAAAAGGCAAGGCTTCAGGTGCGTCCAAAACGATGATCGCACTCGCTGTTGCCGTTTTGGTCACCTTCGCGGGCGGTCTGTACTTTATCGCCCATAATAAACCGGACGATTCACCCGTCCTGCCGCATCAGAATGCAGGCAAAGGTAACGGGCTGCCCCCCAAACCGGAAGAACGCTGGCGCTACATCAAAGAACTGGAAAATCGTCAGTTGGGCGTCACGACGCCAACGGAGCCTTCCGCGGGTGGCGAAATTCAGTCGCCAGTGCAGTTGACGGACGAACAGCGCCAGCTGCTGGAACAGATGCAGTCTGATATGCGTCGTCAGCCAACGCAGCTTTCCGAAGTGCCGTATAACGACCAGACGCAGGTTCCGCGCTCTCAGGTGACAATCAAGCCGCCGACCCAATCGATGCAGCAGCCGCCTGTCGTAACAACGCAACCCGCCACACGCGCACCTGCGGTCACGCAAACGACACCTGTTGTGCCGAGACATGAAGCAGCAAAACAGGAAGCACCGAAGCAACAGCCGGTCAAACAGCCTGAAGCGCCAAAAGCCGAGAAAACCCAGCGCTGGGCGATCCAATGTGGCTCCTTCAAAACCATGGATCCTGCCGAATCGGTCAGAGCACAGCTGGCGTTTGCCGGTATCGAAAGCCGCATCACCTCTAACGGCGGCTGGAACCGTATTATGCTTGGGCCTTATAACAACCGTGCTGCCGCAGATAGCATGATCCAACGTCTTAAGGGCGCGGGCGCATCAAACTGTATTCCTCTTGCCAGCGGGGGTTGA
- the hslV gene encoding ATP-dependent protease subunit HslV: MTTIVSVRRNGQVVIGGDGQATLGNTVMKGNVRKVRRLYHDRVIAGFAGGTADAFTLFELFERKLELHQGHLVKAAVELAKDWRTDRMLRKLEALLAVADENASLIITGNGDVVQPENDLIAIGSGGPYAQAAARALLENTELGARDIVEKSLGIAGDICIYTNQFHTIEELASKA; this comes from the coding sequence GTGACAACAATTGTAAGCGTACGCCGCAACGGCCAGGTGGTCATTGGCGGTGATGGACAAGCCACTCTGGGCAACACCGTGATGAAAGGCAACGTGCGTAAAGTGCGTCGTCTCTACCATGACCGCGTCATCGCCGGTTTCGCAGGCGGCACGGCGGATGCCTTCACCCTTTTTGAGCTTTTTGAGCGCAAGCTGGAATTACATCAGGGTCATCTGGTGAAAGCTGCCGTCGAGCTGGCGAAAGACTGGCGTACTGACCGTATGCTACGCAAGCTGGAAGCCCTGTTAGCCGTTGCGGACGAAAATGCCTCGCTGATCATTACCGGTAATGGTGATGTCGTGCAGCCTGAAAACGATCTGATCGCGATTGGTTCCGGCGGTCCTTATGCACAGGCTGCCGCGCGTGCTTTACTGGAAAACACCGAGCTGGGTGCGCGTGATATCGTCGAGAAATCTCTGGGGATTGCTGGCGACATCTGTATCTACACCAACCAGTTCCACACGATAGAAGAATTAGCCTCCAAGGCGTAA